The Fructilactobacillus ixorae genome has a window encoding:
- a CDS encoding YjdF family protein has product MFVQSQLTIIFDGSFYRGIFEVNSGKNYQVEQIILGSSVPSLPQLCGYLNHHYHQLHFTEVAQTTVKHPNKINPKRQQRAVQKQLKQKHPVTKAQAVLQTEFEQKKVQRKRNHSQLKREHQQQQFELKQQKRKQKHRGH; this is encoded by the coding sequence ATGTTTGTTCAAAGTCAATTAACCATCATTTTTGATGGATCGTTTTATCGGGGTATTTTTGAGGTTAACTCGGGGAAAAACTATCAAGTGGAGCAAATTATTTTAGGTAGTTCAGTCCCATCCCTACCACAGCTTTGTGGCTACTTGAATCATCATTATCATCAACTGCATTTCACAGAGGTAGCGCAAACAACAGTTAAACATCCGAATAAAATAAACCCCAAACGGCAGCAGCGCGCCGTACAAAAACAACTTAAGCAGAAGCATCCAGTCACCAAAGCTCAGGCTGTTTTACAAACCGAATTTGAACAGAAAAAGGTTCAGCGTAAACGAAATCATTCGCAGTTAAAGCGCGAACATCAGCAACAACAGTTTGAACTAAAGCAACAAAAAAGAAAGCAAAAACATCGTGGCCATTAA
- the rplM gene encoding 50S ribosomal protein L13, with amino-acid sequence MRTTYMAKPGEIEHKWYIIDAAGVPLGRLASVTASVLRGKNKPTYTPHVDSGDHVIIINAAKVALTGHKAKDKMHYHHTQYIGGIKQESFGMLREKKPAKLIEQSVKGMLPHGTLGRKIAKKLHVYAGEEHKNDAQKPEVLDINNLI; translated from the coding sequence GTGCGTACAACATACATGGCTAAGCCCGGTGAAATTGAACACAAATGGTACATCATTGACGCAGCAGGCGTTCCGTTAGGGCGACTTGCCAGCGTTACTGCTTCAGTTTTACGCGGTAAAAATAAACCCACATACACACCACACGTTGACTCTGGTGATCATGTCATTATTATCAACGCTGCTAAAGTGGCTTTAACTGGTCACAAGGCTAAAGATAAGATGCACTATCACCACACGCAATACATTGGTGGGATTAAGCAAGAATCATTTGGCATGTTACGCGAAAAGAAGCCAGCTAAGTTAATTGAGCAATCCGTAAAAGGAATGCTTCCTCATGGTACATTAGGACGTAAGATTGCTAAGAAACTTCACGTTTATGCAGGTGAAGAACACAAAAATGATGCACAAAAACCAGAAGTTTTAGATATTAACAACCTAATTTAA
- the rpsI gene encoding 30S ribosomal protein S9 — MAKVQYTGTGRRKDSVARVRLVPGTGKVIVNKRDVEDYIPFPNLREVILQPYNVTETLGNYDTLVNVNGGGFSGQAGAIRLGIARALLEVDPDFREALKTAGLLTRDPRMKERKKPGLKKARKAGQFSKR; from the coding sequence TTGGCTAAAGTACAATATACTGGCACAGGTCGCCGGAAAGATTCAGTTGCTCGTGTACGCTTAGTACCTGGGACTGGGAAAGTGATCGTCAACAAACGCGATGTTGAAGATTACATCCCATTCCCAAACTTGCGGGAAGTTATCTTACAACCATACAACGTTACGGAAACGCTCGGTAACTACGATACGTTAGTAAACGTAAATGGTGGTGGCTTCTCAGGTCAAGCTGGAGCCATCCGGCTTGGAATTGCGCGGGCATTGCTCGAAGTTGATCCGGACTTCCGGGAAGCTTTGAAGACTGCTGGTCTGTTAACTCGGGACCCACGGATGAAAGAACGGAAGAAACCAGGGCTTAAGAAAGCTCGTAAGGCTGGTCAATTCTCAAAACGTTAA
- a CDS encoding MrcB family domain-containing protein, with the protein MDLKTYLLDILKNYDNEKNKEFKSNELANFVRNQAVNTIPSIVLGNDLEVRASCGQSKWALVPWMGLFNKNISTSTQKGYYIVFLFRSDMKGVYLSLNQGYTFFKTRFKHNFPKQKIKEVGNYWKSNLKFIKNEDTFGFTNNPINLIGDSTIKTDLPEGYELGNIYSKYYSFDYLSNSDNNELLYDLKHLIEVFNELIACLINEKDFVKTNDQIINNDKYNESNHELLNNEYSYEMTLGIDTKVPNDQKLEKIDHVVKISKHDYVKELSENIKLGLGADDLVVANEKERLDKDPNVYDFEVHHISKDSGDGYGYDIETIIFNDRGETIKRLFIEVKATAKTKETPFFMSENEIQIARKKGEDYLIYRLYRNEAETDKFNFYIIRNPYRYLNFKPINYIVYPKNQ; encoded by the coding sequence ATGGACCTAAAAACATATTTATTAGACATATTAAAAAATTATGATAATGAAAAAAATAAAGAATTTAAATCCAATGAATTAGCCAATTTTGTGCGAAACCAAGCAGTAAATACTATTCCATCTATAGTTTTAGGTAATGATCTTGAAGTACGTGCCTCATGTGGTCAAAGTAAATGGGCATTAGTTCCTTGGATGGGTCTTTTTAATAAGAATATTAGTACATCTACTCAAAAGGGTTATTATATTGTCTTCTTATTTAGGTCTGATATGAAGGGTGTTTATTTATCTTTAAATCAAGGATACACATTTTTTAAAACAAGATTTAAGCATAATTTTCCAAAACAAAAAATCAAGGAAGTTGGTAATTATTGGAAATCTAATTTAAAGTTTATAAAAAATGAGGATACGTTTGGTTTTACTAATAACCCAATAAATTTAATTGGTGATAGTACAATCAAAACTGATTTACCGGAAGGATATGAATTAGGAAATATATACAGTAAATATTATAGTTTTGATTATTTATCTAATTCTGACAATAATGAATTGTTGTATGATTTAAAACATCTAATCGAAGTTTTTAATGAATTAATTGCTTGTTTAATTAATGAAAAAGATTTTGTAAAAACTAATGATCAAATCATAAATAATGATAAATATAATGAGTCGAATCATGAATTACTCAATAATGAATATAGTTATGAAATGACTTTGGGGATAGATACCAAAGTTCCTAATGATCAAAAGTTGGAAAAAATTGATCATGTGGTGAAAATTAGTAAACATGATTATGTTAAAGAACTAAGCGAAAACATAAAATTGGGTTTGGGAGCCGATGATTTAGTAGTAGCGAATGAAAAAGAACGACTTGATAAGGATCCTAATGTTTATGATTTTGAGGTTCATCATATTTCTAAAGATAGTGGTGACGGTTATGGTTATGACATTGAAACAATAATATTTAATGATCGTGGAGAGACAATAAAAAGATTATTTATCGAAGTTAAAGCAACAGCGAAGACTAAAGAAACTCCCTTTTTCATGTCTGAAAATGAAATTCAAATAGCTAGGAAAAAAGGTGAGGATTATTTAATATATAGGTTATATAGAAATGAAGCAGAAACCGACAAATTTAATTTTTATATAATTAGAAATCCATATAGATACCTAAATTTTAAACCGATTAATTACATCGTATACCCCAAAAATCAATAG